The Lathyrus oleraceus cultivar Zhongwan6 chromosome 5, CAAS_Psat_ZW6_1.0, whole genome shotgun sequence genome includes the window atttgaacttatttgagtgtcctcaatcatcaattcatcaagatatgagtcataaacttgagaagttggtcagtcaattcatctgactattttgaaatgcactgagacctaactttttatgtgttggtcaaatggagatggttccaaaagcaaacatgttcttaaggacactattaacaactttcatgttcataaaaaattgatttgaagcatGGAAGACCATCTGCgattccaatacattataggtcattttgattgaaaccataattttgggtcaacttcccaaggacataactcactcatttgttatgattttgaggtgggataaaattcATTGGAAcgtttaagatgtctacttcaaatgttatgttgaacaaaatttaaaaatctcaaaggaaatacatgtgataatgcaagacattataggtccttttgggtcaaaggcattaaaagtcaaaaaagtccaacttcaagtgcccacaactctttcatcaaaaatccaaatgatgcaaactttaagtccattttgattgtctataaaagatctacaactttgatgttggagatttttccatttgaagcttgcatcatcaaaacagaaaggcttgaaagttggccaattttagaaaccttgccttgacatgttttgcacatcacccttcaagctcaaatttcactaatttccaaggcccgaatgaagttttgatcaacatgacatttgttccttatgcaatatgctttccaaccattactcataagcttgcattttgattttggacatggcattttcgaaggcttcaatgaaatagtgcattttatgaaaatcattccaattgccatgcatgatccattaacaTCCAATATGCACATCCAATTCATATTTGGTGATGTATATCTTGtaattccaatcagaattgggccctccatgcgcctgtacaggaCCATGCATGGAGGCtctcttctcccatgcacacgagtttgatgatgcttgcagctccctccatctataaatacattgccttgccctctcaattcttcaacctgaaggcgcctgaacctctgctgaattgaatccccaccctcacaccaaaggaactctctcttttctctaaaaattttagatctagaattcagtttcctcgaaTGTTTTCTTTGATataaaagttcctagacctcttcaccttgatccatagaacttctgttttagcaagGCAAGCGAGGCATCGtgctcaaatcaccagaactcaagctttcattccaactggtaatttcctcgattctcttcatccatggacctttttgcttggatctaatgttggctgaagtcctctcaatagaggcatttgatttgtgctttcaattttgcaaaaacatgaagttcatgatgaacaccatcatacttccagctctgatttctccatttatagggatctagagtggaagtgcatggtataggagtgatgtacatcacttcctctttcgatttatatatagatcgcctcatttggtgGCCATTTGCGTTTCTGCAATTTTTTGAAGTGGCCggaggttggccggagaagacggtggcgctggccactGTCTGGTCTCTAGTTTGAATCTGGACTGTGTGATTCATTTTCCAGATTGAATCCTGATCTTTCTTTGTTATGACTTTTCTTTTACTTccatgtgcacgcattgacttggATCCACCATAGGTGCGCGCTGAGGATCCTTagatgtgccacctcatttaatgaggttgatccaacgtgccaggatttttctcatttttctgaatttcttttatttttgtttaattccttatatttcaaaaaatcatatatctttcattttttatccaaaaaacATGGGgccaattgcattatttcccaaataaattctagtttctatttctgatttttaatattttttattttgtcatttgataatttttgtgaattttctcttttctggtcatttttaattcattttaaatagtttttgatattcaaaaaatacaaaaatattttcctaacctatttgaatgatgatggatctatgaaaactattctcatcaatttttgcattgatttgagatttatttgagattttagttcaattaggttatttttattcatttttaattgattaaaaatagtttctgacttttaaaaatgctgaaattttttgtcaaactttgtttgaccttgttaaacttaggataaatcacttggacctttcaaggttgatttgaagtgattttgaaggttgacctttctttaatattttaattcaagtttatatttaatattaaaaaatgccaaaaatattttattcttttcttgacttccaatcttcatctcacttctgtttttgattgtttgaccttgactttcaatgttattggtcaacatatgaggattggtacatttgattccatttaatgcatttttattttgtcatttccttttctcttatccatctccttcttctttttcttcttcttcttttttttttttgatcaatgaaTTGAAGGTTGATGAGTTGGCATTGATTAGAAGGATTTgaccttccttgattcaaatttaattcatcttgatcaattgatcaagggaatggctttgcattaaggataagttgtcttttaaatcatgcaaaaggcttaaaccaatacaagatcaattctcattttcttttttggcatggcaagtttttgggacttggttcactaatcaagactcctaacttgtgtttgttgcctacattattattgaccggcctcagatagttgtgacttctacataagtccaattacgattgcttaacatagcgctaaatttgccttatggcacactaactactaacactaactattgacaattaacatttacttaatgcaatttactttatgcaatttactttaaggcaatttactattcttgcacaaTTTATCCTTTTgtttttcctttgctcatttgagcatatgtttatgttaatgccatttgccttttgctcacttgagcacataattgtgtatatattattgtgcttgtgttttgtttgtttgttatggACCAAAGTGtaaagaaatggacttagtttctagaactttccctatgcaaagaaatggagaattggacttagattctaggactttccttatgcaaaattggagtaaaaggatcttaatgatgaagatggattggaaggaccaaatctctaaactcattattgtccattcttgttttacttcgtggaacttttgatgtgtgtgcttttgtgctaggagttcccatttgagcttaattggaggaccattgcaatgttcatccaagtggaagacacaagatacattgaggatctcttatgagacttgtttgattgcttatgctttgtggttgctttgttccaaaggatgggagctacttggatcatcaatatgatctcaagagaggaactcctaatgtggttcATTTCCTTATCCCttctttttgttttacttaggacttagcccttcttcttcttctctccactctaacccaagccaaaaccttttgtgcaaacatttaactattgttttcaaacattagaaacctaagccttatgcttttgattttaaaaccttcttttcataacacttattgtgaattgaacttttaagtcaactttgaccattttgtatatacttctaattggtaaatataacccattcaaatgtcttttgtggttccaatggccattctcttaatcaaatttttcataacctttagctattaggtttgagttatccttgcggtagatataatactcacctatatccttagtgatggacaatgagtcttccatgcttattatagggttaacccctcattagcatgttgaagctatcctcacatggtggatttgtggtttggttgagttttctccctttgataacaaaagaccttaaggcgtttggaccaatcaattcaccaacttctttgagatttttaccccgaactacgaggttttgatcctaatctttttataagatggtacgtaggaaatgggtttatccattcaaacacaaaatgtaaataacttgtacattctcttctcatctcttcaatcatgtttgcacaaacaaatttttcacaagacaacaaccttcacaagtgtgaaaagggctccctaggagtacctaggatgttttgggtgcctaacaccttcccattgcataaccaacccccttacccagatctctgtttcttttactagtttttgttaaaacttttaggtttttgttcgctttctaaccattcctttggataaatagaagtgcagtggcgactcgacttgtatgatttaccttggatttagtcaatatctctaatggtaacgaataccccgctacagaaaagtggcgactctgctggggatgaaattttgcctagtgggttttgcctacttttcatgcttgttgtgttgtattgtcttgtgacatatttttgtgcaatttgggattactgtattgtatgtaatgattgatttgcttgatattaattccttgtatgcttggtgatctttgtgagatgagttctatacccggactcgagtgcacttaggataggagaatggcatagtcttgttgacttgtgtggagttattccttagcaagttaacttgcaagtccattcacttggtggaggtgatgtttggatcaataatgtcacacaagtaagttgtggttagacattactccttccaatatagaccttagaagccaaggaccttagtttaccaagcccatcttggcctattcttaggatgtagtgcgaaagtcgttcaagtgtaagatttgatacgattgttacgcgatactacactcataagagtctttcttgagaatatttttggaatacgagtagtcgtttctccgataatatccgaaagatgggatgatgactatgggaaccccttgtagaacatgtttggcaggtttaaaccctagtacattccctttgggtggttcttaaccaaaaCCCCATGCTCGTTACTTGCAACAAACCattgattcatggttgatccgttcatatatccttaatatcaatggaacttgggtgttgataaggtgtaaaccataatccaccaaaatggatgattgatattaaggatgatatgatccatcccatgacctttggttggtgtgctttgcttgatccttgagtgtgattgttgcattcatgcattcatgcactcatttgcatccatatcatcaacaataaaagAAAGTTTTCAAtgaacttaaggggtttatttgcaaaattttcagacatggaaagacaaagaaggaatacaaagaagtacagtttcagacaaccagatttgaaagagttaaggaatctgacatcctatgtactagatcccttgggttttaaagctcgttttgggaagcttcttcctcttctgactactcaggtggatgaaggattgatgagtgtattggtgcagatttatgatcccttgtaccgttgcttcacgtttccgaatttccagctttttcctacgcttgaagagtatgcttatcttgcgggtatacctatcctggatcagttgccgtccagtggcttggagagtattcctacttctcgagagatagcagacatgttgcacatagatgaatctttggttggtgctcatatgacgaccaaaggtggaattcaaggtctcccttctgagttcctcattgctcaagctactatatatgggaaggccatgagtgaggatgcttttgaagtcatatctgtacttctcatctatggattggttttattccccaacatcgacaagtttgtggatgtgaacgctattaggatgttttctactcttaatcccattctgactctgttgggtgatgcttatttctctttgcatatgaggaatgcaaagggtggtggcgctattgtgtgctgtttgcctctgttgtataagcggtttatttctcacttacctcagacggtcgctttcaaggagaacaagggatgtctacggtggtccacgagacttatgtctctcactaatgacgatatctcttggtataaccgtgtatatgatggtgagcagattattgactcttgtggtgagttctccaatgtacctcttcttggtacatgtggtgggattaactacaaccctgttttggcacgtcgtcaacttgggttccccctaaaagataaacctaataacattttgttagagggtgtgttctttcaggagggtaaagatccccaaggcttgaaagccaggatggtccgcgcttggcgcaagattcataagaaaggaaggaaggagttgggtcctaagaattgcatcgctctggagccttatactgcttgggtaaggaagagagcgtctgagtatctcatgccttacgagtatccgagacctacacctatgattgaggttgggccttcaaccctccctaatcaaggagtagaggagttgagagacgaagaccgttcacgtgcctggatccgtgaacgtgaagagttgcttcagcagattaaggagaaggatgctttgattgagttcctcgagcatcaagttattgatgaccccgatgatgcatggacttctctacttcctcagtcttccaagttttggaagaggaagtacgatcgactcgccaaagagaaggcagatatggaggcagcctatgaaagggaagtgaagaggcttcgcgcatcttatcttcctgtgtcccgagctttagatgattgtttctagggatccataggatgattattttcctttcctcttgtacatgattgacatTGTTGTACTTCCCttccctgatattattttatgagatatttctaTATGCGATAAATGCTTAATAATTCCAAAATTTGCAAgtaaaaccctagagttcctttgaaatataaaaccaaatcatgtgcacaagcattgcatgcatcatgtaCATAAGCAGATTTTGTTTTCGGCCTCTTGTCTTGTGGTCTAACTTTGTGCTCTTCATTaattttgaagacaagttgactcaccggtactacactagagccaactctgcaagattgatggatcaactagagcaagagaatcgtgaactcaaggaggaagtggccagacttagtgctttgatggaatcgttcctggctgcccagagccagtcttctccgatgccttcaactcctccccagaggacaatcatttctgagattgtttcctcaactgtgcctgcagccagtgcataCTTTGCTCCTACAGCCATGCCAACtgggtttccgtgggggatgcctcctaatttcatgcctgagggtcctgctccaacttttgcttctatgccggcatctagcccggtccttgaTGTTCCTCCTCCcgtcgtgcataccatgcctagggtagacgacaccatctatcattctgagccgtctgaaggcccagatgtctatgagaagatggacgctatgaatgatcaatttcttgagcttcgcaaggaattgaaaactctcagaggaaaggatctcttcggcaagtctgctgaCGATCTCTACTTAGTTCCAAacgtgaagattcctgtgaaattcaaggtccctgactttgaaaagtacaaaggaaatacttgtcctctcagccacctggtcatgtatgccaggaagatgtctactcagactgataacgaccaattgctcatccactactttcaggacagtttgtccggtgcttccctgagatggtacatggggctggacaatgcgaacatccgatccttcaacgaccttggcgaggccttcatcaagaaatacaagtacaacatggatatggctcccgatagggatcagctaagggccatgtcccagaaggacaaggaaacgtttaaagagtatgcccagaggtggcgagaagtggcagcacagatcgtgcctccgctagaagagaaagaaatgaccaagatctttctgaagaccttgagttcattctattacaagcggatgattgctagcgctctttctgacttcaccgagatggtgaatatggggatgcgtctggaagaaggggttagagaatggcgtctaaccaaggaagaaggctcttctgccaaacgtcatggggcgtttgcaaagaagaaagatggagaggcacatgcagtgacctcccatatgaaacctagaagaccctctgtgaggaggaagactgtgcgtcccgccagtaaccagcaccaggtggctcatatagcacctgttttcagagacaatcaacagtattAGCAACACAATAACCATCAGCaatcacctcagcaatatcagtaacaacagcaccgaccgcaacagcaggcctaccagcctcgaaacagtaatcaaaccagcacgagttacgagaggaaaagggtcacctttgatcctattccaatgacgtacgcagaactatatccttctttgatagagaggaagctgattactctgagagacccaccggctataccggttaaccctcagtggtggtataagcccgaattgcattgtgtataccattctggtgctcccggccacgacttggagaattgctatcctttgaagaccaaggttcaagaccttgtaaggtgtcactacgccaaataagggaaaagagggcgcttattttggcctataacagcgcttttaagcgccctctaaagtggcgctggcataggtaaagacagcgctttgttttcctgtagaaagcgctgtctaaagtggccctttaagggccacattatagtgcgctttcagaaaaaagcgccctctggagtggtccataaagggacaccttagagggcgctttctggaaaaagcgccctctaaagttgtcaatgtaaagtgtttagagggcgctttctggaaaaagcgccctctaaagttgtcaatgtaaagtgtttagagggcgctttctggacaaagcgccctctaaagttgtcaatgtaaaatgtttagagggaGCTTCCTAcataaagcgccctctaaagtgttaagcgccctctaaagttgtcaatgtaaagtgtttagagggcgctttctggataaagcgccctctaaagttgtcaatgtaaaatgtttagagggcgcttcctacagaaagcgccctctaaagtgttagttgttttaaaaaaatttgtttgaaaaatagtggatatttaattggtaacctgttcgcatgctgcaaaagtgtaaaattcatattgatttcatcctttaatccaatgttatacaccattaatccattgatatatacaacatgaatccatttatatacaacattaatcctccatatatacaacataatatatgattctttgatcaacaatatacaacaacatattcatgagttagtaaaagtacaacaacaatatacaacatatatacaacaacagcatacaacaacaacattccatacatatatgtacaacaatatacaacctagctatatgattctttgatcaacaatgaattgacacaattcatccttcatttcatccaaatgagctcttgagtaagatttgtattcctcaaagtactacaattaagagaataaaacatattcatgatttagtaacaaattagatgaaatatccgataatattaaaataaaccctaagttattattccataccatttttgggatgtctatacgattcaaagcaatgatatctctcataaatctcaatacaaaaaatccgcaatcgaccgaattattttgctgaggacactacacagaaaaacaaacaatatatatatagttaatttcttacaaacactatcataagcaaaaaaacaaacactattataagcaaaaataagatacttaatatatacctgaactctgatccaggtaatgtccttcctattgcgataattctttttcgatctaaattttattattgccctaacaaaataaaaacgtatattgagatcaatctgacagacataattaaatatacaaatacacacgaatatttaggggaatttcacttacgcgtcaactgtcttcttcatactcggatatttactccaatcacccgataacgaatcgagataatacactattagtctcgaaagatccatagcaaccaacacccagtgaccactgtaaaataaaacaaaaatttagatgaatgaaaattttctacgtaaaagatatacatagattagaatgaaattattagaaagaaaatctaacccgttgccagaattaaacggtaaaaaatacaaactgggtgtagtcttatcgccggccgccatgaatctatcgactagatcattctttacggatgttggatttttcgttattaacgttgcgttgatacgggaagcagcaataaaattgaaacggttacacaattcagttccccgcagcaatgttacatacatataccttaaatagaaacataataaacattagactactcattgaaatgtgtaaataaattgttcaactaagtaaattatagattgatcggagtaccatatgtatgtatgaatgacagcgatgcccaattcgtcgtgttcaaaaagttgttgtatgtcctcctttgcaattatttcgaaatgagcagctccgaaaacaccttcatcaaaatctatagtacgaatggccccttgcataatatcggactcattcaccattttctcaagacgcatcataatttgagattttgtcccggacgtcgttggaggaatatcgttaccagcttttttcaactttcgaccgggaacctaaaaattcatataaattaaatcatgactttttgtgatgcaacagaatcattgcgtatataattcaataggtatatatatttgtacctcttttagagatgcaaccgactcgatgcgtcttgaaatccctttaccagctttatgcgtgggtcttgtaggagtctaacattaccatgtaataaggattgattaaatatcataattgtagctgaattgaaatgtgaatactaaagattcataatcatttagaacatatatacctcggcatctgggaaaattagatctgacggccatccaacaaaggatccgactatttctcgcatcaacgttgtctctgaaacaacgtcaggtaatggtagaagcgcgtcggtatctaatacaaggtcaaccgaaactttcatatatcccaccgggaggggattatggtgaagtaattcacccgaagtgttgttcacttttcccttgccaaccatgcgataagttggtgacgatagatacagctgacaaggtgaaatgccctaaaccaataataaatgttattgttaacgtgtatatgtgtcaagtaaaaaagtgctattttaatttcataataacatatataattacctcgggaaatttcggttgacaattgatactaactcggtcactagtatcttttgcctcggaggcgcacctttcctctctataccttgcattctcgttttgcagttggagtacttgtgcccttaactccgccaaggtctccatcacctctttgttggtaggattttttatttttggttttttataaaatgacgacggagtcacaccaaaacccttacccctcacacgaccggaatactcaggaacatttagtactcgactaagtacgctcctgcaatcctggacctcggttgaaggtacggtttgggataaagtctcctgaaatattattagaggagattaaaaatgaattatatgtctaacaaaattttcgatataattaaagaaataatgttacatatacttacacattcgtcataaacagtttggaccgcttcaacgacagccccatccttcccaacccgagcagccttccataatacgtgctccggaagagatgttgcgtcacttttctcctcggctagctacacattgaattagattataagatcatcaattataacatattgtgacaatgtataagctcatagcatttgaatatactcacaattctttgttgtaaccgtgcatatcccgtatgcccttttttgtacggatacgcgggttttgatgcccttttccgatttatgtcgcttacttcctagataaaaaagtttaaggcatattagaaccaagtaacttaacaattgtataataccataattaatagacattacatggaatttttcgtttcttcgtttggcgacaaagttattgcattcatcggctgaaataatctcggcatacttcattggccgttctgcttcaacaaattttccttcctcatccttgagaaatttgttggacaaaaaggatcgaaatcctcagagtcttttt containing:
- the LOC127084292 gene encoding uncharacterized protein LOC127084292 — encoded protein: METLAELRAQVLQLQNENARYREERCASEAKDTSDRVSINCQPKFPEGISPCQLYLSSPTYRMVGKGKVNNTSGELLHHNPLPVGYMKVSVDLVLDTDALLPLPDVVSETTLMREIVGSFVGWPSDLIFPDAEVYMF